gtggctctagatatttatttattgaggAGGAAATATTGAAGACGGCAGTCCCGtctcagctcttccctcccGGCTGCTGAGGCAGTCTGAAGCCCACCAGTCCGGCGACCTCCTGGGGCGAGCGCTCGCCCCTGCCGTGGTACTCGCGGTGCAGGGCCTCGTGCTCCCGGACGCTGCGGAGCAGGCACAGGTAGGTGGTGGCCTGGaaatgcagctcctgctgggccCGGCACAGCTTCTCGCTGGTTACCTGCGGGCAGCGGCGGTCAGGGCGGCCCCGAGGCCTCGCCGAGACCCGGGGGCTCCCCAGGCAGGGGTGGGTAGGGGAAGGTCGCGCGTACCCGGTGCGCCCGGAAGGCCGCGAGCACGTGGCGATAGGCGGGACTGTCGCGATAGGAACGGCCAGCGGCGTGGCGCAGCTCGCGCAGGAGCGCGCGCAGAGTGCGCAGCGGGGCTCCCAGCGCCGCCATCTTCTGACCCCGCGCGGGCGCGCCGGCCAGTCGAGCACCGCCGCCGGGCCTCGCTCTCGCGCCCCGGCAGTGCAGGCAGTCGAGTGCCGAGAGAACGATCGCCTCCCCCTACTCTCTGCCGCCCTCCCCCGTCATTGCAATCGGCGCTGGTCAGGCGCCGGAGGTGGGGAGCGGCGAGGCCGCGGCGTGTCCGCTGCACACCTCGCGCTCGGCCCTGCGCCTCGTCGCCGGCCTGTGGTAACGGAGCGGGAGCACCGGGAGCTCTCCGAGAGGCGCATCATACGGCGGGAAACCGAGTCGGGCCGCCGGCACGTCCCCGTGAGTTTCTCGTCTGCGGTTTAAAAACAGCTTCGGGTCCCACTGGAGCCAAGAGCGGACGCCTAAGAAGAAGCCCAGGAGCCGCAGACTCGAGGCAACCGGCGGCTCACACGCGTCCGGAAAGGAGAGCGGCTCgagaacaaaacaacacaacacaacaaaccaaaacaaacaaacaacaacaataattaaaaaaaaaaggttcaccCCAGATGGGACTCGAACCCACAATCCCTGGCTTAGGAGGCCAATGCCTTATCCATTAGGCCACTGGGGCTGCCGCGGAAGGGTGGTTTCCGTGcgcttacttttttttctgactccGCCCCCTTTTATGGAGCATGCCTGAGGCCGGTGATTGGGCAGCGGTGCCGCCCGCTCCCCTGGGAGCCGGGGCCAAGCGGGGTCGTGGTCGCTCAATGGCGGTGGGAGGCCGCATCTCGGATCAACGCGGTGTTCCCACAGGGAAGTGCTCCCTTCCACACCGCACCTTTGGCAGTTTCAAAACGCTGGTCCTTGCACACGGTGTTAGCCTTCCCCGGGTGGCTGCCCTGACTGAAGGTGGTCCCTACacccaaaacagaaaaacccgAGAAAAAGCCCCAAGAGGGCCAAACCTTCAAGTGAaacctttttccatttttatttttgtgagaaATCAAAGACACAGGGCTAATATGTACATTCCTCTTTATTTAATACAGCACGGACACGTGACAcataaaaaaacagaaaagtacACTCATGAAAAAGCCTGTCGCAgtcagggacagggaacagctACGCCGAATTGAGTAAGGCTCCTACTGCAGAACGGGTCTGCCGGCAAGGGTGGATCCCAGAGCAAAGTCTGCCAAAAAAAGCTTGCGCTCCtttcaggaaagcagaaatgggCAAGTCCCTTCAGGAACAGGTGAAGGCAGCATTACCTGCAACGTTCACAGGATACGAACCCCATGACTGTGTTTTGGATCAGAGCACTGGTAAAATTAAATGCTCTCCAGTTATTCTAGCAGAGGGCCACTAGTCCTGACCTCTGAAAGCATTGGACTGCTCAGGGATAGGAAACCTGAGTACCTGGAAGGAGGGAAAACGTCAAGTAGTCACACAGAAGAGAGTTAAAATTAGCCCCCCTGACAGGGCTCTGCTAGCCACAACGGGGAATGTGCAGGGAACTAACCATCTTCCCAACTAACAAAAGACTAACAGCCATTAAACTGACCAGAACAATATACGCGCTTGGAACTGATGCAGGCTTTTGAAGCAGCAgcttcttttcctgcttcagtTCAGGATGGAGATAAAGCAGGCACCAGTTCCTCTGGCAAAGAGCCTtacacacttttaaaaaattaaaatacaaaaaagggAGACAGGTGTATTTACAAAATCCATGGCTGGTACAGTACATCATTTTTAAGACACACTAAATGCTACAATCTTTCAGGTCCTGAgattattacaaaaaaaaccccctcaaaacaaaacaaaaacaaactccaACAACTCAAAAACTTGTCTTCAGGTCCACTTTTataaggagagaggaaagaaaccGCACATTTAAAACACACTATCCCTTGAAGTTATTGGAACACACCTCCCTAAGAAATCCAAATGAAAGTGGTGCTTACCACCCAAATGTAGTTTGGGTGTTTGCATTTGGTTGTTCAGGTTTGTTGTCACAAGAGAGCAGCATTTCACGGGGCAGTTTCCCTGGAGAGCTCATCAGGTAAGCACAAGGCTGTTGGGATCCTCTCTCCATCCTAAGCCCTATGATCTGGAACAGACGAGTGTTAAAAGGAGGAAGGTGACCTTGTACAACTTCATGCTGGACTGAGTAAAGCATCACAAGAATCACCAACTCAAACAGGTTTGCCATCTCGTAGTAACTATGCTCTCCTTTGTTTGAAGCTGAGGAATGCAAAGTATTCTAGCTGTGAtttaatgtgtgttaataaCAATCTCCTCCAGCTTTTTGTTCTGAGCTCCCTagtaaaaagcagcaaaacagtTTCTCAGCCCTTCATTGTCTGGGGGATCACAGCAAGTCAGGCAGAATTAAACTGGCTATATCCAAActtgctatatatatatatatatatatatatatatatataaaaaaagcgACACCAAACAAAGGATATGAAGGCCAAACTGCTGTTGAGGGGCTGACCCCCACTGCCATTAGCTGTGCAGTGCACTCTTCTTCACTGACCCTCTTTTATCAGGCAGGCCTAAAGGGATTTGTACCCACaactgttttttggttttttttttttcccccaattaaGTATTCTGAACATCATATAGATTTTGTATCATCAGAAGTCATCATCACAGATGCCCTTTTATTATAGGCACCCAACCTTTAGGCTAGAGAATGGCAACTTAAGTTAAATGCTTCTAACTCTCCGTAAAAGACTACAAGTAACAAATCACATTCACAAGGATTCTAGTTTAACTGCTAAAATATAGCACTCCTCAGTAGACTGTTGGGGGGTAAAAAGTAGTAgataattttgttgttgttgtttttaacagtagtccaaaaataaaatttccccATCTATTTCCAGTACAGATCTTGATAACTATGCAAGAACATGGTACTAGTTGCTACATGATGGAAtcactggaaataaaacacaaactACAGTACTCATCTCTGAGCTAAATTGTTATTTGTAGTTACATACAACAAGACTAAAAGACCAGTGAGAAATACCTGGGGACTGtgatttagtttttatttagcTAGTAACTCCCCTTGTTTAGAAGCAACTTAATTTcaatgagaaattaattcactTCTGATTCTTGAAAGAAACCTGGGATGCCTCATGAGTTTCTTTCCAAATCCTATCTACgcattaaaaaacatttctgcaccTTCTTAATCCAATTGTGAGAGCTGAACATTCTAAAAAACTCTCAGACTAAAACCTGTCACAAGAAGAGATTTTTAGCTTCCTTCTCAAGCAACTTTATGACACTTGACACTACATGTTGTACCGATAAAAGGATTTCCTCCCTACCCCCCCCATGTTAGCAAAAAGTTCTGCAttacagacattaaaaaatactccATTTTCTTTGGGTAAAATTTCAATATGTGTTAAGAGGGGTAGCTGGGGAAAGGAATGCATGTAACACTGAAACATAAAAATGCTTATCTGCATAGTTGATATTAGTGACTACTAATCAAACTAAGGCCTTATCTGGAAAAAGCTGAGAACAcaaaaaagcttcttccccCACTCTGGTGAAATCTGCTAAGTCTCAATGAAGCTCTGTCTACCTCAGCAACTGCTCAGTTTGGCCTATGATAGTGGCATCTCCTGACTGGTTTTGGTTGATTCTCTCCCACTCTTTCTCTTGGTGCTAGACAGTAGCAAATATGACTATTGATAAAACACATCTGCACACATTGctaggaagaaacaaaaaaacctttagTATTGTGCATGATAGGAGCCAAACATAGTGTACACTGCTCGGTTGGGATTACTTCACCATAAAGAAAAAACTTAGTAGCTAATGGTTATTGTTTAAGCAGGAGAAGATAGCAAAGGAGAAGACTGAAATACACTTTCAGATACAAAACATGGTGGTGGTTGGCGTAGAACTACAGCTGTCAAAAATGGCTACAAAATACAGGCCTGTATCTTTGACTGCTGACAAGATTAGCACAGTTTTAGTTACGAGTGTGCAAAAACAGTTGCAGGGAATCTTTGTACTTCCTCAGTTTTGGGCCAGTTCCAGGATGTGTTGATCTCTCAGCATAactcacagcagcaccagggcttTCTAGAGCCCCAAAAGGCAATTACAGTAGCAAGGGATCACTGCATCATAGAAAAAAGATGAAGCCTCACCAAAAGTTTCCACAAACAAAGCATTCCTCTACACAACGCCTATCTTTCCAGTGGCCTGGTAAGCATACTTCTGGCTGCTTAGCTAGGAGAAATCCACTTATGGCCTAGTTTACGTAATGGGTTCACTCAAACGTGAAGACGAGCCAAGAACAGAGTTAGGCTATTCTCTGCCACAGGAAGATATTTGGTACcgtattttctgttttccacacTGGTTCTCCACCCATGAAGGATTCCTCATTCCATTCCAACTCTGTAAAATAAACACTTCCTTTTCATATTGCAGCTCAAAATTAGATCTTCCCTAGGGGAAGCACATCACAGAACTAGAACAGTCCAGTGATGCAGATGCATGTTACCTTAAGTTTAGCACTCGGTCAACAAGTGAATTGCTAATTGCAGGTATTGATGTTTATAATAAGTTAGATAGATCCTTGGCACAAAGCTGTTAAAATCACAGATCATCTATTGCAGATAGCTAATTTTGTCTGAGAACAAGGGAACAAGCACAGATACTATTATGAGTGCTTATCTGCAGCTAAGAACACATGAACTTACTTCATTatagtaagagaaaaaaaaaaaagaaatctctaaTTGAGAAGAAGTACAACTAGAAAAATACATCACGGTGAGTGACTTAGGCAACATGTGAAGCATAGCTAGCTTTAAACTCAATTAGCAGCTGCACTCTTGCAGTTTTACCAAATTCCTTCTTACATAGGATGCATGGTGGAAAAGTGACAACTTTGGTAAATATGAGAACCCTTGCAGTAACTGGTATCAAGCAGATGTGACGAGCTGCACACAAGATTCTTGCAGTTAGTCTCAATTAAAGTATGTTGAAAGCTGCTATTTTAACTTTATTTACCCCCCAGCTCCTTAGGGCTGTCAGCCACACATCTCTGCCGTAGATTCACTGATTGTGTGAAGCAGCCCAGTAATTAAAAAGACTGTTAAACAGGGTCCATAATGTTTTACTCATGGCCTAATTAAGAAACAAATTCAaaaccttcagagaaaaaatgcaagaagtTTCATTCCCGTTAGCCacttcctctctctcctgcatTTATGCACACTCATGCACACACTCTTTTATTGTACTGTCATCTTTGCACAAACATTCAGCCTTGAAGTAGCATTTAATAGAGACAGGAGGAGAATGAAGAAGGATGAACAAGTTTCAGGAATATTgcttgtctgtgtgtgcacataaGAGAGAATGCACAAGCACACAGAACCAATGCCACAGTACAGCAGCTATGAAGTTACacacttgttttttttctttacaaaagggaaaaaaatagtataaCAGCATAAACTCATCTTGACAAGCTTAAGATTTTCCTCCAAAATGCTTTCCAGCACTTCAGGATCTCTGAGAAAAGTTTAAAGAAGgtagggaaataaaataaaaataaaataaaattaaaaaaaaaaaaaaaaaaaaaaaaaggcacttaaaaaaaggacaaaggcGCCTGAATCAAGTAAGTCATGAAGGGTTACAGCCATTTCACCAGAGCTAGGACCAATCAAAGTCTACCAACCTTTTCTAAAATttctataaaattaaaattgcataAAGTGATAATTAATCAGTTGTTTACTCAATGCTTTAAACTTCTGGTTcattttaaggaagaaaaaacaaacaaaataaaagcaactaACAAGCCCAAACAAGAAACCAAATGTCCCTTTAACGGTTTTCCCCCCAGTTCGGTAAAAGATGAAAAGTAAGGTGTGGGAGGAGGCCTTCTACAGTTTAGCTTGGCTGTAGGTATTCCCTGCAATGCCATCTtcaaaaaaatacagaacaaaaacaGAAGAGGGACCACTGTGCTTTCACCAATTcactcaaaaacaaacaaacaaacccaaacaaaaaccccatcaACTCAAACACCTTTCTAATCCAACTGTGGGCAAAAActaatcaaaagaaaacaatcccCCCCCCCTGTAAACTAGATTAAAAATTTGCTAATAAATACAGCCAAAAGTTCATTTTACAAATGTAGCAGCAAATGTGATAAAGTTAGTTGGAGTCCAAGGTGACTCCCAGAGGGTTACTGGTTCACACAACTGATGGCAGCTTGGGAGAGTTGcagatttctctgttttcatgtCCTCAACGTTCTTGCACCAAGTGGAGAAGGAGTGTGGAGGAAGGGTCAGGTGATGGGAATGCAGGAAGGAACAGGCTTTTAGCACCTGTCCCACCCCGAAATCCGTGCATCAGACAACTCTGATTAGATTACAACACAAAGCAGAACCCAAGTAACTTAAAAGTTACTTCTGATTAGCAGAAAACAGATGTGAAACCCACAGCATCCGCACTTGTCACTCAGTTGATCGGTATTTAGACACGTTTCTCAAATCAACAGAGACGGCTGGACAAAGTGACTTAGGCCATTTGTGTCTTGGAATGGGAGAACACTGCAGTTATAGTCCAAGGTACCAGGAAACTCTGCAGCCTGTTTTTCATCTAGTCCgccttttttctttgcaagagTCTCTAATGATTTGAAATAGCTACCGTGGTTTTTTGGGACTTTGGATCACGTAGCAGGGAATACTACCCAGAAAGTTTCAACACCTAAAACCTGTGTTCGAAGTTATTGCTTGCATTTGTTTGGGGCTTTCAGAGAGCTTGGCACATTAGCTCATATACAGTCCCCAAACCAAgttcagccctgctgcctggAAAAGACAGCTCTACTTGGCTTTCTTATTGCTTGTGAATACTGAGGGTTTATTTAGTATGTACAACTACAGTTTATTTATTAGCAAAGACCcttaaaaagtagaaaaaacctgtgtgtgtgtggggggccACATCTTcagaagagctgctgtgcagaaatTAGCAAAACATTAATCTAATTTTGCATCAAATGTTGCAGTAATCTTTCCCATCCTGTCTCTGTGCTACCTGCAAAGGTCTTTGGGAGCCACCCTAATATTTCCTTTGATTTGGCCTTGCTAGGTTTAACTAGGGAGAATAGTAAACAGCAAGTAAAGGGTCCCCATCCCCAATGTTGTTCATGCAAAAGATGCTCAGGAGCATAATGACTGAAAACAGTTACCTGCTGGGGGGGATTGTTTGAACTAATGTCACAAACTATATATGGTCATCTTTATTTTCATCATCCTAGTATCTATTTCCACAATAAGTATTATTTTACTTGTTTCCCAAGACCGAGAAGCTCAATAAGACACAGAGGCAGGACCATTCCTACCCTCAGAATTTAGAGGATACTCTTCAATTGAAGATGAAAGATACTTCCAGGAGGAAAGGAATGTTGAAAGAGAATTTGTGCTGTAGTTATAAAGGGCTCCAAGTCTCCCAGTCTAAAATTTCAGTAAGTATGAAGACAAAAGATGACAATTTTAATGGGATGCCTTgatgaggaaaacacagaagaggTAGAACTCTCTTAGGACAGGGTCCTTTAAATATATTGCTGCCCAAGGGCTCACTGCTGCAACTCCCTTAGCTACATGCATCATTAAAGTTCTTGGGTTTGACACAgttgagaaaattaaaatcctgcCAGAACTGTTGGGCCTCAAAACTGGCTTCCTTCAACCCttcctggagaatttttttctccaaaaaatgTCAGATGATGCTTGCACTCTAGTCTATGgtattttgaaagaatttgTGCAGTATTAATGCCAGGATCTACATAGCTGTTTGTGTTTCAGCTCTAAACCACAATGGAGATGGCAAGCTTATCTGATCAACACACCACATACAAAATATTAGCGCCAgctaaaaagcatttaattgGCAGATGCCGTGGAGTGAAACTAATGAACTAATGCATCTTAATTTAATCTGTCTTTCACAGAACTGTTGTGCAAAACCATTTATTGCTGAGCTCAACCCAACATTTTTATACTAAATACacaatatatattattttaaatttatgtatacatatttatataaaattaaaatgagctctaaatagaaaagaaattgttGTCTgatctaagaaaaataaatcacatatAAAAGAAACTTGCAAGCTCTAAGTAAGCTAGCAAAAACCATTGAAGATTCACTATTCAGGGGTCAAAGTCTCCCTAAAAGGTGTGAGATAACCAGTAGTGTCTGGTTCAATCTCAAGTCAAACTACCAGAAAAACTATTTACTAAGAATTTCAGCATCTCTGGTGAAAGGAATGTTTCAGGGTTGAAGGAGAAAGGCATCATACTGGTTTATTTGCTCCTTTTCCCTATGACTTATTTTAGTTTCTGCCATTCTCACCTTTTATCTGACCGCACAGGGGACTCAAAAGCAAAGTTCTGTCATACCATCAAAAGTGCAACACGTGCTGGATGCTCCCTAATCTTACATGTGAAGTGGTTGATGTATTgctatcaaagaaaaaaaaaaaaaaacaaaaaaaaccccccaccccaaaaaccacaacaaaaacaaaaaaaagaaccccaccaacaagaaaaacaacaaccaacccccccccaaaaccaccccccccaaaaaaaaaacaagaaaaaaaaaaacaaacccaacaaaaaaccaaacacacaaaaaaaccccacccccaaaccacacaaccccccaaacaaacaaataaaacacaagcaaacaaacaaaacccaaacaaaaaaccaaaaccaaagccagCTCTGCAGTCTTGTGCTACCTTGCAAGAAAGTGTTCAGGTCAAAACTCCCCAAGCCAGCAGGGGCTGCAAATGCTGGAGACAACTCATTCAGCCCCAGAAGAGAAGGCACCTCTGGTCGCTTTTGAACGACTCCTCTTTGGCTAATGCCTGAAGCAGTATTAATCTGACTCTGGTCACAATCAGCTTTCTTTAACTAGCAAATCAATGTAATGCATGGCTTCTGGGAAGAATGAGATAAAAGATGAAGCCTGAGAATGAGAAAAGAACTGGTTGTGGTTTATGAAAGACATGAACAGAGTATCTTTTCAGTAGCAAATAAACACAAGGTAAAAGAAAGTTTAGCAAATGGGAATACTGAAATATTagcatgattttaaaaaatgtgggaAAGAAATGTTAGTCTGGCCAATAAAATGTGGGGTTCTTTTTATGTAAATGAATTTccatccccttcctcccttaAATAAGAACTtttgtactaaaaaaaaaacaaccctgaaaataaatcaaacaaataGTCTGTCTTGCATATTGATGTACCAGATCTGTTTTTGAAGACAATTCTCTATCAAGACTGCATACATCTGTAGGCTCCCTAAAGCCAAACAGCCTTCTAAAGCTGGCTAAATGCCCATTATTAGAAACTGTTTTTGTCTAAAGGTTTAATTATAATGCAAAGTATCCCAGCACCATCTCTATTCTACATAACCTTTGGTCCACAACTGTATAGTACACTCAGGACCTCCACATAATCTTACAACGGGAACTTTGGGCACTAAGGAAGCGGATGATTCCACCTTACGCAATGAATGGAGAAACCTATTGTAGCTCCTTCCACCATTTCCACTCTTACTGGACTTCACCCAGAAACAAAAtgttggtgctgctgtgggtttGACGATCAATTTCTTTTAAGAGCCAATCAGAGCAGATAAACAATATTGTTTCTTTAGGCAATATCAAACTATGACCAGTCTGCATGACCAGGAGGACCagtcctccttttccttctctctttgatcaagtattgttttatttttcttcttcctctcacCACAGTGCTTAGGATCAGAATATGTAAACATTGACAGAAACAGCAGCCCTGTGACAATAAGCACTTTCCCAACTGGGCAGATTCTGTCAGCCAACCAGAACTGCTTCAGCTCCCTTGCTTGTCCAGAAGTCACTGGTTTTTCCGCTGTAACTTAGTGTCCCCTTTACTTTGGCCTCCATCTATAATTGAGACAGAAACAAAAGGGAAGAATAAACGCATGAGTGatcttttgttttttgtaacTTACAGTAGGAGAGACAGGAATTTGTCAGGTTCAGCTTTAGCATCAACAAAAAGTACATTGTCTTTACCGAGTGGAAGACTTTGCATATTTTCTGTAGTTCATTTATTAGCAATAGCACTGTTGAAACCTGATACATCAAACTTCATACCAAAACACTGCCTGATTTTTTTGGTACTGAGAACTCTCAAATGAAGGATGTCCACCAAGCTGCTGCCACCCTTCACATTCCTTCTCCTGACCCCCAGAAAACATACTATGGGTGACAAAGAAAGGTGTACACTCTAAACTGCACCACCTAAAGTGTTCCAAAAACTTTCCCGCTCTAAATcctacaaacagaaaaataaaatgttctgcttCAAGTTTCTCTTCTCAATCAAAATATGCAATTCCTATCAAGAATAAAATTCCTAAGGGAAGCAGGTATTCCGTTAAGAAACCATCCCACCATTCACATGGGAATATATTCTTGTAAGAAACACGAAAAGAGCTTTTAGCTGGAAGGTCAGTTTCCCCTTCAAAggggaaatgaaaatttttagTAGAAAAAAACTATAAACAATCATGTTAGTGTTCTAAGTACtattgcttttttccccactagTTGAATCTGTACACTTCAGTTTCTAGAATTGCTGCAGTAAAGCAtt
This sequence is a window from Hirundo rustica isolate bHirRus1 chromosome 4, bHirRus1.pri.v3, whole genome shotgun sequence. Protein-coding genes within it:
- the FMC1 gene encoding protein FMC1 homolog, which translates into the protein MAALGAPLRTLRALLRELRHAAGRSYRDSPAYRHVLAAFRAHRVTSEKLCRAQQELHFQATTYLCLLRSVREHEALHREYHGRGERSPQEVAGLVGFRLPQQPGGKS